Proteins from one Pongo abelii isolate AG06213 chromosome 7, NHGRI_mPonAbe1-v2.0_pri, whole genome shotgun sequence genomic window:
- the DCAF4L2 gene encoding DDB1- and CUL4-associated factor 4-like protein 2, whose protein sequence is MESKRPRLLEEADKQKKTVRVGLNAPSMLRKNQLGFLRFTNYCRLARELRVSCMQRKKVQIHSWDPSSLASDRFNRILANTNTDQLFTVNQVEAGGSKYGIITMRGLTTPELRVYPHKSLYVPNRKVNSMCWASLNHLDSHLLLCFVGLADTPSCAVLLPASLFIGSYPGMRRPGMLCSFQIPDAWSCAWSLSIHAYHCFSTGLSQQVLLTNVVTGHQQSFGTSSDVLAQQFAIMTPLLFNGCRSGEIFGIDLRCGNQGRGWKAICLSHDSAVTSLQILQDGQFLVASDMTGTIKLWDLRATKCVTQYEGHVNNSAYLPLHVNEEEGVVAAVGQDCYTRIWSLRHGHLLTTIPSPYPASENDIPSVAFSSRLGGFRGAPGLLMAVREDLYCFSYG, encoded by the coding sequence ATGGAGAGCAAAAGACCGCGACTGCTCGAGGAAGCAGACAAGCAGAAAAAGACAGTCAGAGTGGGACTCAATGCACCTTCCATGCTACGAAAGAACCAGCTAGGTTTCCTCAGATTCACCAACTATTGCCGTTTAGCTCGTGAGCTGCGTGTAAGCTGCATGCAGAGGAAAAAGGTCCAGATTCATAGCTGGGATCCCTCCTCTTTGGCAAGCGACCGATTTAACCGCATACTGGCGAATACCAACACTGACCAGCTCTTCACAGTGAACCAAGTCGAAGCTGGAGGCTCCAAGTACGGCATCATCACCATGCGAGGCCTGACGACCCCTGAGCTCCGGGTATACCCGCACAAAAGCCTCTACGTCCCTAATCGGAAGGTGAATTCTATGTGCTGGGCCTCACTGAATCACTTGGATTCCCACCTTCTGCTGTGCTTCGTGGGACTTGCAGATACTCCAAGCTGTGCCGTGCTGCTCCCAGCGTCGCTGTTCATAGGTAGCTACCCAGGAATGCGTCGGCCTGGCATGCTCTGCAGTTTCCAGATTCCTGATGCCTGGTCCTGTGCCTGGTCCCTGAGCATCCACGCATATCACTGCTTCAGTACAGGCTTGTCTCAGCAGGTCCTGTTGACCAACGTGGTGACGGGACACCAGCAGTCATTTGGGACTAGCAGTGATGTCTTGGCCCAGCAGTTTGCAATCATGACTCCTTTGCTGTTTAATGGCTGTCGCTCTGGGGAGATCTTTGGCATTGATCTGCGCTGTGGAAATCAAGGCAGGGGGTGGAAGGCCATTTGCCTGTCCCATGATTCAGCAGTGACCTCTCTGCAAATCCTCCAAGATGGGCAATTCCTGGTGGCATCAGACATGACTGGAACGATCAAGCTGTGGGACTTGAGGGCCACTAAATGTGTAACACAGTACGAAGGTCATGTGAATAACTCCGCCTACCTGCCCCTGCATGTGAATGAGGAAGAAGGAGTCGTGGCGGCCGTGGGCCAGGACTGCTACACGAGAATCTGGAGCCTCCGTCATGGCCACCTGCTCACAACCATACCCTCCCCATACCCCGCCTCGGAGAACGACATTCCCAGTGTGGCCTTCTCTTCTCGCCTTGGGGGCTTCCGAGGAGCACCAGGGCTGCTCATGGCTGTCCGGGAGGACCTTTATTGTTTCTCCTATGGTTAA